In a single window of the Arachis hypogaea cultivar Tifrunner chromosome 6, arahy.Tifrunner.gnm2.J5K5, whole genome shotgun sequence genome:
- the LOC112696367 gene encoding filament-like plant protein 4 — MDRRWPWKKKSSDKAVLEKAAAALDSASASSEANQESYKKPNYVQISVESYTHLTGLEDQVKTCEEKIQTLEDEIKDLNEKLSAANSEINTKESLVKQHAKVAEEAVSGWEKAEAEALALKNHLETVTLSKLTAEDHASQLDGALKECMRQIRNLKEEHEQKIQEVALTKTKQLDKIKGELEAKIASFEQELLRSAAENAALSRTLQERSNMIIQLSEEKANAEAEIEHLKGNIESCEREISCLKYEIHVISKELEIRNEEKNMSMRSAEVANKQHLEGVKKITKLEAECQRLRGLVRKKLPGPAALAQMKLEVENLGRDYGESRLRKSPVKPASLHMPPVPEFSLENVQKFQKDNEFLTERLLTMEEETKMLKEALAKRNSELQASRSMCAKTLSKLQLLEAQSNQQKGSPKSTVHITPENIYGHNASYAPSLISMSEDGIDDAASCAESWSTAVISELSQFPKEKSTDEFSKSEACKKLELMDDFLEVEKLARLSNDSNVDATVSVPSIDKTTEVMTNDVSEVSTGKDDTSENKSGSTPSPNEVSSDAVLPEPDPKSNVDGLLFAEVQSKILSIFESISNDADIAKILEEVKRVLEVAPNTSVRDPEAVISEDVKPSETPCEKQHNHEDAGSSTQKELISSEQPTEYEQISSDLEAAFSQIHDFVLLLGREATTVHEISSDEDGISRKLEEFSATFNKVTSNKATLPQFVLDLSYVLAKASEFRINILGYKGTEAETNSPDCIDKIALPENKLVQNDSKGERYQNGHSDILNPCSDPEVPDDGNPISGYESNVAAQKITIEEFEELKSEKEKVVADLSKCVESLETTKSQLQETEQLLAEVKSQLTSAQRSNSLAETQLKCMAESYRSLEARAQEFETELNHLRAKMETLENELREEKKGHEAALAKSKELEEQLQRSESAAADNELKNKQERELAAAAEKLAECQETIFLLGKQLKSLHPQMEPPMVSPYNERSQKVEGYTEHNGHAPHSPNLQDHSEMDTANSGFVQRQGAESPLHYTNTLYSPSDNESNFQSMQSNHRPTKSASSSSASSTTTPEKHARGFSRFFSSKGKNGH; from the exons ATGGACCGGCGGTGGCCATGGAAGAAGAAATCATCTGACAAGGCTGTGCTTGAGAAAGCAGCAGCAGCATTGGATTCTGCTAGTGCATCATCTGAGGCTAATCAG GAGAGCTACAAGAAGCCAAACTATGTCCAAATCTCCGTAGAGTCGTACACGCATCTGACTGGTTTAGAAGATCAAGTGAAGACATGTGAAGAAAAAATTCAGACATTGGAGGATGAGATCAAAGACTTGAATGAAAAGCTGTCGGCGGCGAACTCGGAGATAAATACCAAGGAGAGCTTGGTAAAACAGCATGCTAAAGTAGCCGAAGAAGCTGTTTCAG GCTGGGAAAAGGCTGAAGCCGAAGCTTTGGCATTGAAGAACCATCTGGAAACCGTCACTCTCTCAAAACTCACTGCTGAGGACCATGCATCACAATTGGATGGTGCTCTTAAGGAGTGCATGCGGCAGATAAGAAACCTGAAGGAAGAACATGAACAGAAAATACAGGAAGTCGCTCTCACAAAAACCAAGCAACTTGACAAGATTAAGGGTGAGCTTGAGGCAAAGATAGCCAGCTTTGAACAAGAGCTCCTGAGGTCCGCTGCTGAAAATGCGGCTTTGTCAAGAACCCTGCAGGAGCGTTCTAACATGATAATCCAATTGAGCGAAGAAAAAGCTAATGCTGAGGCTGAAATTGAGCATCTTAAGGGCAACATAGAATCATGCGAAAGAGAAATCAGTTGTCTTAAGTATGAAATCCATGTCATTTCCAAAGAGCTCGAGATTCGCAATGAAGAAAAGAACATGAGTATGAGATCAGCAGAAGTTGCTAATAAGCAGCACCTGGAGGGTGTTAAGAAAATTACTAAATTGGAGGCAGAATGCCAAAGACTACGTGGTCTTGTGCGGAAGAAGTTACCTGGACCAGCTGCTCTTGCACAAATGAAACTAGAGGTTGAGAATCTTGGTAGAGATTATGGAGAAAGTCGATTAAGGAAGTCTCCCGTCAAACCTGCTAGTCTTCACATGCCTCCTGTGCCCGAATTCTCCCTTGAGAATGTACAGAAATTCCAGAAGGATAACGAATTCCTTACAGAGCGCTTATTGACGATGGAAGAAGAGACAAAGATGCTCAAAGAAGCTTTGGCAAAACGTAACAGTGAATTGCAGGCCTCAAGGAGTATGTGTGCTAAAACACTAAGCAAACTTCAATTATTGGAAGCGCAAAGTAATCAACAAAAAGGATCTCCAAAATCTACCGTCCATATAACCCCTGAAAACATTTACGGGCACAATGCAAGCTATGCACCGAGTTTGATCTCCATGTCTGAAGATGGAATCGATGATGCTGCAAGTTGTGCTGAATCTTGGTCTACAGCGGTAATATCCGAGCTATCCCAATTCCCAAAAGAGAAGAGCACTGATGAGTTTAGCAAATCTGAAGCCTGTAAGAAATTGGAGCTAATGGATGACTTTTTGGAGGTGGAGAAGCTGGCTCGGTTATCAAATGACTCTAACGTAGATGCCACAGTTTCAGTTCCTTCAATTGATAAGACGACCGAAGTTATGACTAATGATGTGTCAGAAGTCAGTACCGGTAAAGATGATACCTCGGAAAATAAGAGTGGCTCAACTCCATCACCAAATGAAGTATCTTCTGATGCAGTGTTGCCAGAACCTGATCCAAAGTCTAATGTTGATGGTTTGTTGTTCGCAGAGGTCCAATCaaaaatattatctatttttgagtcCATATCAAATGATGCTGATATAGCGAAGATCCTGGAAGAAGTTAAACGTGTTCTTGAAGTTGCACCCAACACGTCAGTCCGGGACCCTGAAGCTGTTATCTCTGAGGATGTTAAGCCTTCTGAGACTCCATGTGAGAAGCAGCATAATCATGAAGATGCTGGCTCAAGTACCCAAAAAGAACTCATTTCGTCTGAGCAACCTACAGAGTATGAGCAGATAAGCTCAGATTTAGAGGCTGCCTTCTCTCAGATTCATGATTTTGTCTTGCTTCTAGGCAGAGAAGCTACGACGGTTCATGAGATATCTTCCGATGAAGATGGAATAAGCAGAAAGCTGGAGGAGTTCTCCGCCACCTTTAATAAAGTTACAAGCAATAAAGCAACCTTGCCACAGTTTGTTCTTGATCTGTCTTATGTTTTAGCTAAAGCAAGTGAATTCAGAATCAATATCCTTGGTTACAAGGGTACAGAAGCTGAAACTAACAGTCCTGATTGTATAGATAAGATTGCTTTGCCGGAAAATAAGTTAGTTCAGAATGATTCGAAAGGAGAGAGATATCAGAATGGTCATTCCGATATTCTTAATCCCTGTTCTGATCCTGAGGTCCCTGATGACGGAAATCCGATTTCAGGTTATGAATCGAATGTTGCAGCACAAAAGATCACGATTGAGGAATTTGAAGAACTGAAGTCCGAGAAAGAGAAGGTTGTAGCAGATCTGTCAAAATGTGTTGAAAGTCTTGAAACCACAAAATCTCAATTGCAAGAGACAGAGCAACTTCTAGCTGAAGTTAAGTCACAACTGACTTCTGCTCAAAGATCAAACAGCTTGGCGGAGACACAACTGAAATGTATGGCAGAGTCTTACAGGTCACTTGAAGCACGCGCCCAGGAATTTGAAACCGAACTAAATCATCTGCGTGCAAAGATGGAAACTCTGGAAAATGAACTGAGAGAGGAAAAGAAGGGTCATGAAGCAGCTTTGGCCAAGTCCAAGGAGCTAGAGGAGCAATTACAAAG GAGTGAAAGCGCAGCCGCTGATAATGAACTTAAGAACAAGCAG GAGAGAGAGTTGGCTGCTGCTGCTGAAAAGCTAGCTGAGTGTCAAGAAACCATATTTCTTCTTGGCAAACAATTGAAGTCTTTGCACCCTCAAATGGAGCCACCAATGGTGTCTCCATACAATGAGAGAAGTCAAAAGGTTGAAGGCTACACAGAGCATAATGGTCATGCTCCTCATAGCCCAAATCTTCAAGATCATTCTGAAATGGACACTGCTAATTCTGGTTTTGTGCAAAGACAAGGTGCTGAGTCCCCTTTGCATTACACCAATACTTTATATAGCCCCTCAGATAATGAGTCAAACTTCCAATCTATGCAATCAAACCACAGGCCTACAAAATCAGcatcttcttcttcagcctcctCAACTACTACACCAGAGAAACATGCAAGGGGTTTTAGTAGATTCTTCTCATCAAAAGGAAAAAATGGTCATTGA